Part of the Ptiloglossa arizonensis isolate GNS036 chromosome 7, iyPtiAriz1_principal, whole genome shotgun sequence genome, ATAGAAGAAAAGTTagaaaaagtatataaaaactgTACAATAGAATTATGTGATACTGTATGGGCTGAAGGAGACTTGTGCATCGCACAGTATCATGCCAATAGAAAGTGGTATCGAGGGAAAGTCCTGAAAATTCGGGGGAATGACTTACTCAATGTAAAAATGTTGTCATCTATTTAATTATACAACAACTTTTGTATTGTGGTAATGCGAaagaatgaaagggattgcgTGTTGTCCGGAAAGAAtgcgaagtgtttggaatagacgagcgaacGAAGTGTAAAAGAAGAGCTACCTAGTAATTGATTCTgtctaatagaaattttgtattaGTAAATTAGACCTTTCCATGAAATGAAAGAATTGCATTAAATTTACTACCGATTGAGACAGCGCTGTACTAAGAAATTTTCGGCATACGTGACCAGACGCATTAAATgagagagattaagaattagaatgaaagggaatgaatgcgtgtgaggatataaggtatgaaagaagagcgtttgggACAGTCATTGGCAGTCATTACCGGTCATTGGCAATCAAGAGCAGACCTTGTTGGAAAATCGTTGAAGCGTGTCGTGTTGCGAAAgaacagcgtagtcagcgtagtcagcgtagtcaacgtagttagcgtagttattaattgtgtgtttGTTAATGTTctgttcctactactacctcattcaattcacatatatcctagaactttattcacccttattccaccaccaccaccaccaccatcactaaTTAGATATAAATTTCTACAGTATTATGTTttttaataatgtaaaattcATATGTTATAGGTGGAGTTTATAGATTACGGCAATGTCGAAGAATGTTCAATTGGTACTGTAAAAAAGAAAGTTATCTTAGAAAACATTCCTACACAATGTACAAAATGTCTCATCCACGGCTTAAATCCGgtaaacatttaaaataatttcattcaatcgTTTAGTAGctaattaatcgtttaattAGCTACTAATTTTGTATTTGTGTTTCATTAATGCTAGtataaacaatgaaaaaaataaaaatgttttattgCACCATTCTCATTATtctaaaattgcaaataaatttttctaaaaatttcatataaacattataaaatgataacaatttttcaatacaCAGTATTTTTCATGCTacagtaaaatattatattaatatgtactatttaaatcaattttattgatAGAGAAATGACACTGGAAAGTGGAGAACAGAGGATTTGGATAAAATTCATGGTCTCCTTGTTGATCAAAAATGCAAAGTAACAAGCATTGATGACACTGACTTGTTTCATGTTGTAAGTAATCATACAAAACATAAAATTCATCAACAACATAAAGATCAGTATAATTTAGTAATCAGTATTCCCtctgtaaagaaaaaaagattattTAAAATGATCTAATTTGTAATTCATCAAAAAACgagtaaaaaattatatatatacatttatatgttagtaattatattttcatgtaCGCTCGCACTACACAAAATCATGTTTTATCACaaatcaaataaattatttttttaataaatttataaattttgttaataaatttatgcatctgtaaaatattttataaaatgtgctatattttattttatgtaattttcACTCGTTTAATAAATCCCTGaatatataaaacgaaatacTTTCAGATTAATGTAACACTACTACCAAACAAATACTGTAAAAAAAAGtgcaatttaattaaatttcttattaaTGAATGGAAAATTGATATTGAACCCGATAGTGACATAGATCTATTTGAAAACTCAAATTCATCTGGTTCAGATGTTGAAGTACTAAAAGATGCAGTTAGTGAATATTCTGTATCACTGCAATATACGGACGCCATAAATAAGAATGAAAGCTATGCTGTAACTAATGTTAAGAATTCATCTGAGCTAAAGAATATAATTTCTTCGACACCTCACGTTATATATAATGAGAATCTTTCAATCAACAATAAATTAATTGAAGTTCTACAAGATGTAAAATTCTTTGAAGTAGAACTATGTTGCAGTATTAATGTTCTTACATTTTATGCCCAGTTGAAGGAAAATGCAAACACAATGGTATACAACAAAATttagtacgtcatactttaaattatttttagattCGTGCtttatatttgatatttttttcattttaggcTTTAAATACTTATTGTATACAATATAAACTTCTAATGAGTGATTTACAAGAAAACGCGTGTAAGCAACCAATGATTACAAATATTGTTCCCAGTGAGTATTAACTGTTAACAAATGTATTTGTTACTTCTAATAAAAACTAGCttttattaatttctgaaaCCTAAATTCTATTgtcttaaatataaaaatgatctataaaataattttaaatacaaaattaaactaGACAACTGTATAAACTTATAACTATATTTAAATTGTCTGAAGCAAAGTAAAAGTATCTCTATTTACAGATATGCCATGTTGTGCGAAATTCAATGATAATATGTGGTATAgatgtctgatagtagaaactgaaTCTGGTGAAGATATaaatgatattaaaattaaattgctCTATGTTGACTATGGTAATGATGAATACAAAACAATAAATTCTCAAAAGTAAGTGTTACTTTCATATCATTTTCTCAAAAAAGCTACTGATACTAAAAATATTAATGTGAAGAAATCATTTCTTAATTCTATTCCAATAACTAAGCCTGATTTTATCTAAGGAATTCATTACAAAAAGgcataatataataaattttgtattacaTTATTATATGATAGCATTcttttattacattatttttcttttgtttacaTGAAAGGTGCGAATTATATGCATTGAAAAAAGAATGGGTAGATTTACCAGCAATGGCAATTAAATGTAAATTATGGAATGTAGAAGTCTCTGACTCAGCAGATCTCAGTATTCTGTTACCAGAATTAgagaaaatgtataataaacgTGTTATAGCTATGGTTAAAGTGAGCAAATATGTATTATACTACCATAATTTTATTATGTAGTGTTCATTTACTATTGagttgtaaatattataattggaTATTTTAGGAAATTGATGAAGATTTTATATGCATTGAACTATATGAAGACAATGATTGTGAAAATCTTATATACAGTAAACTTATTGAAGAAGgtttatttcaaattaaatttgaGAAGTATTAAAGAACTGCATTGTCTATAAATATtagtaaacatttatttttgatATTTATAATAGTATATTCATATTATTAGTTTCAAATTATTAGATACCAAATACAGTTTGTTTTTAtgtttattattgtaatatCATTGAGTAtttggtttattttttattacaaagaaatgacataaagaaataattgattATACCAAATTAAAGTTATGTATTgtaagtatacaaattttaaataaatttaaatattttaaagaaccATAACACATTAacgttgtgtacttttcgcaaTTTGTTCTTTAAGAACTAAAATACTTTGTCTTTGTTCAGGTGGTAACATAGCAATTTGTTCATCTGATAATTGTAATACTTGCATTATCAAAGCAGCCTGTAACAACATCGGTAATTAATTTCCTATTCTTTTATGTAGTCTACACGTATAactatgtaatatttaatatatttttatataaattcataTAAATTCTTATAATGTACACCTTCTCCTGATCTGATGCTCCACTTGGTATATTTCCTGCTGATGACATGCCTGCCATCAATCTCGAGGTTGCAGATGTTGTAGATGCTGGGAGTGTAGTAACAGGAGCCGCAACAtttgcagcaacaacaacatttGTAGGTTGAACAGTAGGTGCAGCAACAGGTCTTGGTACCACTGGTGGTGCAACTGGTACTGGTGCTAACAAATCAaaagttacaaaaatatattaaaattacaaataataaagagacataattaaaaataaattcatacACTACTATGGAaaacaaaattgtttataaatataacaaattaatatttaagaatCTTACGATTAGCTTTTGTAATTCTAGGATCAATAGGCATTCTTGGATCTCTAGGATCCCTTGGATCTCTGCCAAATCTATCTGTTCTTGGGTCGCGACAAAAGCTGGAaaagatatatatttaaaaaaacttgtatatcattatttattagATTATCTAAAGTAATAATGGAACCTCTCAACTCCTTCAACAGGAAGAGCGCTGTAAAAAACggtgtatttttaattataatattaactcaaatattttgtacagtataaaaataatactaaCTTATCTGTAATATTAAATGTGCCCAATCCTCTAGGATCAGTATTGGCAGGTACAGCTGGGGGTGCACTAACAGGTGTTGGTTGTACTTGTTGTGGTCCCCTTAGATCTTGATCCATTCTAGCTAAACGTGGATCCATTTGTCTATCTAATGTGCGAAGATCAACATCTTGTCCTGTTATAAAATTATACTGCTTGAATGCTTTTAAATTGTGATTCTTTACATGTTTGTTTTCTGACCACCTAATCTTgtaaatgtttacaaacacaaaaataaatGGAAGTAGTACGAGCTTAATCACATGTAAGTTGTACCTGATAATTATTCAAAgttaattttcttgaaaatgaaaCCTTGCATAAAAATTACTTGCTACTTGATGGTACTACATTTCATGAAATATaactatattaaaatattatattgtattataaatatatacaattatataaatatgtatttatatacaatattaaattgtattataaaaaattttcttaattttaccaGCAAAGATTGGTGCTGGAGGATTTGTAACTGGTGCTGGTCGTGCAGGAGCCCATGGTTCTTCAATTCGTGGTACAATTGGATGTATAGATGGTTTATCAGTAGGTGTTAATACACTTGGAATTGGATTTGCTTTATGTAACATATTAACTGCTGTATGTGGATCTACTATTCTCATCACTACCTGTGCTTGTAGCAAGGCATATGCTAGCTGAGGATTTTGAAGCAACATTTGACGTGCTTCATTTGGATTATTTTGTACACAGAGTTTCATTTGTTTCATAAGTTCAAACATTTGTTCAGGTGGCAGAGATGCAACAGCTTTACTTATAGCTTCTGGTGCTTTATCAGCTTGTACTGCTTCGCCATATGGATTTTCAGTGTTTTGTCCTTGCAAAAGACTTTGCATTTCCATCCGACTTTTTTCTGTACAAGCATTATC contains:
- the Cstf64 gene encoding cleavage stimulation factor subunit 2 CstF64 isoform X2, encoding MSNSTISDQSLMDKSMRSVFVGNIPYEATEENLKDIFSEVGPVLSFKLVFDRETGKPKGYGFCEYKDQETALSAMRNLNGYEIGGRTLRVDNACTEKSRMEMQSLLQGQNTENPYGEAVQADKAPEAISKAVASLPPEQMFELMKQMKLCVQNNPNEARQMLLQNPQLAYALLQAQVVMRIVDPHTAVNMLHKANPIPSVLTPTDKPSIHPIVPRIEEPWAPARPAPVTNPPAPIFAGQDVDLRTLDRQMDPRLARMDQDLRGPQQVQPTPVSAPPAVPANTDPRGLGTFNITDNFCRDPRTDRFGRDPRDPRDPRMPIDPRITKANPPVPVAPPVVPRPVAAPTVQPTNVVVAANVAAPVTTLPASTTSATSRLMAGMSSAGNIPSGASDQEKAALIMQVLQLSDEQIAMLPPEQRQSILVLKEQIAKSTQR
- the Cstf64 gene encoding cleavage stimulation factor subunit 2 CstF64 isoform X1, with the translated sequence MSNSTISDQSLMDKSMRSVFVGNIPYEATEENLKDIFSEVGPVLSFKLVFDRETGKPKGYGFCEYKDQETALSAMRNLNGYEIGGRTLRVDNACTEKSRMEMQSLLQGQNTENPYGEAVQADKAPEAISKAVASLPPEQMFELMKQMKLCVQNNPNEARQMLLQNPQLAYALLQAQVVMRIVDPHTAVNMLHKANPIPSVLTPTDKPSIHPIVPRIEEPWAPARPAPVTNPPAPIFAGQDVDLRTLDRQMDPRLARMDQDLRGPQQVQPTPVSAPPAVPANTDPRGLGTFNITDNALPVEGVESFCRDPRTDRFGRDPRDPRDPRMPIDPRITKANPPVPVAPPVVPRPVAAPTVQPTNVVVAANVAAPVTTLPASTTSATSRLMAGMSSAGNIPSGASDQEKAALIMQVLQLSDEQIAMLPPEQRQSILVLKEQIAKSTQR